From the genome of Triticum aestivum cultivar Chinese Spring chromosome 3B, IWGSC CS RefSeq v2.1, whole genome shotgun sequence, one region includes:
- the LOC123070484 gene encoding uncharacterized protein isoform X2, whose amino-acid sequence MGWVGAPDPAPSSFFLTGSPPYYLPIDATFISPAARRPTRHRPAPVAQRPPRHRPAPAARPLHLARSTHSQDTRRGHAVQMQRGCRRPPVEKSCWPSPRTCCSTVSQRRRGRRSHRPAPWCLTPWDATTALLALRLASAAGPCSCISRGETRDRYGYPWADSTIVIQVRDIDDRPLPFLVYPCGCSAAAGDGGFASAAEAARRRCPRSGAFSYGSCRRMLFDSVYPGFYRCRKSLCESVRAPVVQVGRMEDFVNLNRYIFHGMSFHFFI is encoded by the exons ATGGGGTGGGTTGGAGCCCCCgaccctgcgccctcctccttcttcctcacaGGATCCCCGCCCTACTACCTTCCCATCGACGCCACCTTCATCTCGCCGGCCGCGCGGCGTCCTACCCGGCACCGTCCCGCACCTGTCGCACAGCGTCCTCCCCGGCACCGTCCCGCACCCGCCGCGCGTCCCCTCCATCTGGCCAGGTCCACCCATTCCCAG GACACCCGTCGAGGGCATGCCGTGCAGATGCAGAGAGGATGTAGGAGGCCACCGGTAGAGAAGAG TTGCTGGCCTTCTCCAAGGACGTGCTGCAGCACCGTGAGCCAGCGGCGCCGTGGACGACGCTCCCACCGTCCAGCGCCCTGGTGCCTAACGCCGTGGGACGCGACCACGGCCCTGCTCGCCCTCCGCCTTGCTAGCGCTGCTGGCCCCTGTTCGTGCATCTCACGAGGAGAAACCAGAGATCGCTATGGCTACCCGTGGGCTGACTCCACCATCGTCATCCAGGTCCGTGACATTGACGACCGACCCCTCCCCTTCCTCGTCTACCCATGCGgttgctccgccgccgccggagacggtGGTTTTGCTTCTGCGGCTGAAGCGGCGCGACGAAGGTGTCCTCGAAGCGGCGCGTTTAGCTATGGTTCGTGCCGCCGGATGCTATTCGACAGTGTATACCCAGG ATTTTATAGGTGTAGAAAGAGTTTGTGCGAGAGTGTAAGAGCGCCAGTGGTACAAGTTGGACGCATGGAAGATTTTGTTAACCTGAATAGATATATATTCCATGGAATGTCATTCCATTTTTTTATATGA
- the LOC123070484 gene encoding proline-rich receptor-like protein kinase PERK10 isoform X4, giving the protein MGWVGAPDPAPSSFFLTGSPPYYLPIDATFISPAARRPTRHRPAPVAQRPPRHRPAPAARPLHLARSTHSQDTRRGHAVQMQRGCRRPPVEKRSVTLTTDPSPSSSTHAVAPPPPETVVLLLRLKRRDEGVLEAARLAMVRAAGCYSTVYTQGCLLSMFILFFIPSLGFISDQTRTP; this is encoded by the exons ATGGGGTGGGTTGGAGCCCCCgaccctgcgccctcctccttcttcctcacaGGATCCCCGCCCTACTACCTTCCCATCGACGCCACCTTCATCTCGCCGGCCGCGCGGCGTCCTACCCGGCACCGTCCCGCACCTGTCGCACAGCGTCCTCCCCGGCACCGTCCCGCACCCGCCGCGCGTCCCCTCCATCTGGCCAGGTCCACCCATTCCCAG GACACCCGTCGAGGGCATGCCGTGCAGATGCAGAGAGGATGTAGGAGGCCACCGGTAGAGAAGAG GTCCGTGACATTGACGACCGACCCCTCCCCTTCCTCGTCTACCCATGCGgttgctccgccgccgccggagacggtGGTTTTGCTTCTGCGGCTGAAGCGGCGCGACGAAGGTGTCCTCGAAGCGGCGCGTTTAGCTATGGTTCGTGCCGCCGGATGCTATTCGACAGTGTATACCCAGGGTTGCCTTCTATCCATGTTCATTTTGTTCTTCATTCCTTCATTGGGGTTCATATCAGATCAGACTCGCACGCCATGA
- the LOC123070484 gene encoding proline-rich receptor-like protein kinase PERK10 isoform X6, which translates to MGWVGAPDPAPSSFFLTGSPPYYLPIDATFISPAARRPTRHRPAPVAQRPPRHRPAPAARPLHLARSTHSQDTRRGHAVQMQRGCRRPPVEKRSVTLTTDPSPSSSTHAVAPPPPETVVLLLRLKRRDEGVLEAARLAMVRAAGCYSTVYTQDFIGVERVCARV; encoded by the exons ATGGGGTGGGTTGGAGCCCCCgaccctgcgccctcctccttcttcctcacaGGATCCCCGCCCTACTACCTTCCCATCGACGCCACCTTCATCTCGCCGGCCGCGCGGCGTCCTACCCGGCACCGTCCCGCACCTGTCGCACAGCGTCCTCCCCGGCACCGTCCCGCACCCGCCGCGCGTCCCCTCCATCTGGCCAGGTCCACCCATTCCCAG GACACCCGTCGAGGGCATGCCGTGCAGATGCAGAGAGGATGTAGGAGGCCACCGGTAGAGAAGAG GTCCGTGACATTGACGACCGACCCCTCCCCTTCCTCGTCTACCCATGCGgttgctccgccgccgccggagacggtGGTTTTGCTTCTGCGGCTGAAGCGGCGCGACGAAGGTGTCCTCGAAGCGGCGCGTTTAGCTATGGTTCGTGCCGCCGGATGCTATTCGACAGTGTATACCCAGG ATTTTATAGGTGTAGAAAGAGTTTGTGCGAGAGTGTAA
- the LOC123070484 gene encoding uncharacterized protein isoform X3, with the protein MGWVGAPDPAPSSFFLTGSPPYYLPIDATFISPAARRPTRHRPAPVAQRPPRHRPAPAARPLHLARSTHSQDTRRGHAVQMQRGCRRPPVEKSCWPSPRTCCSTVSQRRRGRRSHRPAPWCLTPWDATTALLALRLASAAGPCSCISRGETRDRYGYPWADSTIVIQVRDIDDRPLPFLVYPCGCSAAAGDGGFASAAEAARRRCPRSGAFSYDFIGVERVCARV; encoded by the exons ATGGGGTGGGTTGGAGCCCCCgaccctgcgccctcctccttcttcctcacaGGATCCCCGCCCTACTACCTTCCCATCGACGCCACCTTCATCTCGCCGGCCGCGCGGCGTCCTACCCGGCACCGTCCCGCACCTGTCGCACAGCGTCCTCCCCGGCACCGTCCCGCACCCGCCGCGCGTCCCCTCCATCTGGCCAGGTCCACCCATTCCCAG GACACCCGTCGAGGGCATGCCGTGCAGATGCAGAGAGGATGTAGGAGGCCACCGGTAGAGAAGAG TTGCTGGCCTTCTCCAAGGACGTGCTGCAGCACCGTGAGCCAGCGGCGCCGTGGACGACGCTCCCACCGTCCAGCGCCCTGGTGCCTAACGCCGTGGGACGCGACCACGGCCCTGCTCGCCCTCCGCCTTGCTAGCGCTGCTGGCCCCTGTTCGTGCATCTCACGAGGAGAAACCAGAGATCGCTATGGCTACCCGTGGGCTGACTCCACCATCGTCATCCAGGTCCGTGACATTGACGACCGACCCCTCCCCTTCCTCGTCTACCCATGCGgttgctccgccgccgccggagacggtGGTTTTGCTTCTGCGGCTGAAGCGGCGCGACGAAGGTGTCCTCGAAGCGGCGCGTTTAGCTATG ATTTTATAGGTGTAGAAAGAGTTTGTGCGAGAGTGTAA
- the LOC123070484 gene encoding proline-rich receptor-like protein kinase PERK10 isoform X7, producing MGWVGAPDPAPSSFFLTGSPPYYLPIDATFISPAARRPTRHRPAPVAQRPPRHRPAPAARPLHLARSTHSQDTRRGHAVQMQRGCRRPPVEKRSVTLTTDPSPSSSTHAVAPPPPETVVLLLRLKRRDEGVLEAARLAMIL from the exons ATGGGGTGGGTTGGAGCCCCCgaccctgcgccctcctccttcttcctcacaGGATCCCCGCCCTACTACCTTCCCATCGACGCCACCTTCATCTCGCCGGCCGCGCGGCGTCCTACCCGGCACCGTCCCGCACCTGTCGCACAGCGTCCTCCCCGGCACCGTCCCGCACCCGCCGCGCGTCCCCTCCATCTGGCCAGGTCCACCCATTCCCAG GACACCCGTCGAGGGCATGCCGTGCAGATGCAGAGAGGATGTAGGAGGCCACCGGTAGAGAAGAG GTCCGTGACATTGACGACCGACCCCTCCCCTTCCTCGTCTACCCATGCGgttgctccgccgccgccggagacggtGGTTTTGCTTCTGCGGCTGAAGCGGCGCGACGAAGGTGTCCTCGAAGCGGCGCGTTTAGCTATG ATTTTATAG
- the LOC123070484 gene encoding uncharacterized protein isoform X8, with translation MGWVGAPDPAPSSFFLTGSPPYYLPIDATFISPAARRPTRHRPAPVAQRPPRHRPAPAARPLHLARSTHSQDTRRGHAVQMQRGCRRPPVEKRFYRCRKSLCESVRAPVVQVGRMEDFVNLNRYIFHGMSFHFFI, from the exons ATGGGGTGGGTTGGAGCCCCCgaccctgcgccctcctccttcttcctcacaGGATCCCCGCCCTACTACCTTCCCATCGACGCCACCTTCATCTCGCCGGCCGCGCGGCGTCCTACCCGGCACCGTCCCGCACCTGTCGCACAGCGTCCTCCCCGGCACCGTCCCGCACCCGCCGCGCGTCCCCTCCATCTGGCCAGGTCCACCCATTCCCAG GACACCCGTCGAGGGCATGCCGTGCAGATGCAGAGAGGATGTAGGAGGCCACCGGTAGAGAAGAG ATTTTATAGGTGTAGAAAGAGTTTGTGCGAGAGTGTAAGAGCGCCAGTGGTACAAGTTGGACGCATGGAAGATTTTGTTAACCTGAATAGATATATATTCCATGGAATGTCATTCCATTTTTTTATATGA
- the LOC123070484 gene encoding uncharacterized protein isoform X5, giving the protein MGWVGAPDPAPSSFFLTGSPPYYLPIDATFISPAARRPTRHRPAPVAQRPPRHRPAPAARPLHLARSTHSQDTRRGHAVQMQRGCRRPPVEKSCWPSPRTCCSTVSQRRRGRRSHRPAPWCLTPWDATTALLALRLASAAGPCSCISRGETRDRYGYPWADSTIVIQIL; this is encoded by the exons ATGGGGTGGGTTGGAGCCCCCgaccctgcgccctcctccttcttcctcacaGGATCCCCGCCCTACTACCTTCCCATCGACGCCACCTTCATCTCGCCGGCCGCGCGGCGTCCTACCCGGCACCGTCCCGCACCTGTCGCACAGCGTCCTCCCCGGCACCGTCCCGCACCCGCCGCGCGTCCCCTCCATCTGGCCAGGTCCACCCATTCCCAG GACACCCGTCGAGGGCATGCCGTGCAGATGCAGAGAGGATGTAGGAGGCCACCGGTAGAGAAGAG TTGCTGGCCTTCTCCAAGGACGTGCTGCAGCACCGTGAGCCAGCGGCGCCGTGGACGACGCTCCCACCGTCCAGCGCCCTGGTGCCTAACGCCGTGGGACGCGACCACGGCCCTGCTCGCCCTCCGCCTTGCTAGCGCTGCTGGCCCCTGTTCGTGCATCTCACGAGGAGAAACCAGAGATCGCTATGGCTACCCGTGGGCTGACTCCACCATCGTCATCCAG ATTTTATAG
- the LOC123070484 gene encoding uncharacterized protein isoform X1, with protein sequence MGWVGAPDPAPSSFFLTGSPPYYLPIDATFISPAARRPTRHRPAPVAQRPPRHRPAPAARPLHLARSTHSQDTRRGHAVQMQRGCRRPPVEKSCWPSPRTCCSTVSQRRRGRRSHRPAPWCLTPWDATTALLALRLASAAGPCSCISRGETRDRYGYPWADSTIVIQVRDIDDRPLPFLVYPCGCSAAAGDGGFASAAEAARRRCPRSGAFSYGSCRRMLFDSVYPGLPSIHVHFVLHSFIGVHIRSDSHAMKDCASLLSIHALLRSTSRLG encoded by the exons ATGGGGTGGGTTGGAGCCCCCgaccctgcgccctcctccttcttcctcacaGGATCCCCGCCCTACTACCTTCCCATCGACGCCACCTTCATCTCGCCGGCCGCGCGGCGTCCTACCCGGCACCGTCCCGCACCTGTCGCACAGCGTCCTCCCCGGCACCGTCCCGCACCCGCCGCGCGTCCCCTCCATCTGGCCAGGTCCACCCATTCCCAG GACACCCGTCGAGGGCATGCCGTGCAGATGCAGAGAGGATGTAGGAGGCCACCGGTAGAGAAGAG TTGCTGGCCTTCTCCAAGGACGTGCTGCAGCACCGTGAGCCAGCGGCGCCGTGGACGACGCTCCCACCGTCCAGCGCCCTGGTGCCTAACGCCGTGGGACGCGACCACGGCCCTGCTCGCCCTCCGCCTTGCTAGCGCTGCTGGCCCCTGTTCGTGCATCTCACGAGGAGAAACCAGAGATCGCTATGGCTACCCGTGGGCTGACTCCACCATCGTCATCCAGGTCCGTGACATTGACGACCGACCCCTCCCCTTCCTCGTCTACCCATGCGgttgctccgccgccgccggagacggtGGTTTTGCTTCTGCGGCTGAAGCGGCGCGACGAAGGTGTCCTCGAAGCGGCGCGTTTAGCTATGGTTCGTGCCGCCGGATGCTATTCGACAGTGTATACCCAGGGTTGCCTTCTATCCATGTTCATTTTGTTCTTCATTCCTTCATTGGGGTTCATATCAGATCAGACTCGCACGCCATGAAAGATTGTGCCTCCCTTCTCTCGATTCATGCACTGCTTCGCAGTACAAGTAGGTTGGGTTGA